The DNA sequence GTCTCCGGCTGCAGCGACGTCGTCAGGCGGATGGGCCGATTCTCGGGGAGGTTGGTGATGCGCCGCAGCTCCAGCAGCGCCAGCTCGCGCTCGCCGCGCGCCTGGATGGCCAGCGGCTCCAGGTTGCTGCGCTCCACCCGGGCGCGGAGCACGTCGTAGCGCGAGCCGCGGCCCGCCGCCTCGAACTGCTCGGCCTGGCGCACCCGCGCGGCGGCCAGCGCCACGTTGGTGTCCTGGATGGCTACCAGCCGCTCCGCCAGCTGCGCGCGCAGGTACGCCTGCACCGTCAGCAGCTGCACGTCCGTCCGCGCTCCTTCCAGGTCCGCCGCGGCCGCTTCGCGCTGGCGGCTGGCCGCGCGGATGCCCTGCACCGCCCGGCCACCCTGGTACAGGGGGACGGACAGGTTCAGGTTGGCACCGTAGGTGTTGGGCTGGTTGAAGATCTGCCCCACGGCCTGCGCGCGCGCGTTCTCGAAGACGTGGCTGAAGTTGCTGTTGAGGCGCAGCGCGGGAAGCTGCGCCGCGCGGGCGCTGCCCACGGCGGCGGAGGCCACGTCCAGCCGGCCCGCGGCCAGCCCCACCTCTTCGCCCTCCCCGGCCAGGCGCAGCGCCTGCTCCAGGGGCAGGTTCAGCGTGTCGCCGGCCTGCGCGGAAAGCGGCGCGGCGGCGGCCAGCGCCAGGAACAGGAACGCGGCCCCGTGAAACCGGGGAGCGCGTGCAAGGAACATCGTCATCACGGAGGTACACCCGGGCGGGCACCGGGGCGCCCGCCGTCTGCGAGGAAAGCCGGCCCGGAACGGCCCGGGACGGTGCTAATTTAGCCGCAGACGACGGTGGATTGAACCCCGGCGAACGCGGCCCTCGTCAACAGGACACGTCCTCCGGCGGATTCGTTGGATGGAGCTACAGGGCGGAGAGCGCCGCGTGGACGGCGAGGGGATCGAACCGGGTGCCGGCGCCGGACTGCAGGAGATGCGAGCGCGTCGGCGGACTCATGGCGGCCTGGTAGGGGCGCGGCCAGGTGACGGTGGCAAAGACGTCCGCGACGCGGAAGATGCCGGCCAGCACCAGGTCGCGCTCGGAAAGCCCGTCGCGGCGCAGCTCGGCGTGGTCGCGGTACTGGTTCTCGATCAGCAGGGCGATGCGGGGATGGTACGCCGCCCGGGCGACGTCGGCGCTCACCCGCGCCTGGCCCCGCACCCACTGCAGCTCCTGCGGCGAAAGCGTGCCCCGGCGCTCGATCAGGTCCACCGGCAGCGAGAGCATCCCCATCTCGTGAAGCTGCGCGGCCGTGTTCAGGATGTAGCGGTCGCCGTCGCTGATGTCCATCGACGCGGCGATGCGCCCGGCTACCATCGCCACCCGCGCGGCGTGGTCCATCAGCCCCAGCTGCGGCTCCCGCGCCTGCAGCGCCAGCTCGAAGGCGTCACAGATCCGCGACCGGGCGCCGTGGAGGTGGCTCTCCAGCTCCGCCGGGTCCACGCCGCTGCCCACGCCGTGGGGCGGCGGCCCGTGCAGCTGCCGGTG is a window from the Longimicrobium sp. genome containing:
- a CDS encoding HD-GYP domain-containing protein, which gives rise to HRQLHGPPPHGVGSGVDPAELESHLHGARSRICDAFELALQAREPQLGLMDHAARVAMVAGRIAASMDISDGDRYILNTAAQLHEMGMLSLPVDLIERRGTLSPQELQWVRGQARVSADVARAAYHPRIALLIENQYRDHAELRRDGLSERDLVLAGIFRVADVFATVTWPRPYQAAMSPPTRSHLLQSGAGTRFDPLAVHAALSAL
- a CDS encoding TolC family protein translates to MFLARAPRFHGAAFLFLALAAAAPLSAQAGDTLNLPLEQALRLAGEGEEVGLAAGRLDVASAAVGSARAAQLPALRLNSNFSHVFENARAQAVGQIFNQPNTYGANLNLSVPLYQGGRAVQGIRAASRQREAAAADLEGARTDVQLLTVQAYLRAQLAERLVAIQDTNVALAAARVRQAEQFEAAGRGSRYDVLRARVERSNLEPLAIQARGERELALLELRRITNLPENRPIRLTTSLQPETVAAIADRSAGAALVDSAALEALPGVRAARLRAQASEAQARIARSALLPTVSVNLVNGWAAYPQDWTLPLRIGALQQVDCPPESAAGRVCTQQNGGWFTDRSLQLAVSFPLFDGMRGRNDLRQARALASVADLQAQQARETANAQAAAARAEMARARAIFEAVRQTVAEAEEAFRLASLRYARGLGTQLDVSDAQLALLTARTNEARATFDLYLAAAEQARALGRPLPSPSATAP